A portion of the Sphingobacterium spiritivorum genome contains these proteins:
- a CDS encoding phytanoyl-CoA dioxygenase family protein, with translation MEKKVLSNPSVGKTSEIRLNDRKDGAPLRILSEEDWSFWSHNGYIVIKNAIPKSQAKRLADYLWEYENKTPDDPETWYRASAQIEMSELNNTGMVEIYNHQYLWDNRQFPKVHQAFADVWGTEKLWTTIDRANLNFPIRPGHEYKGFIHWDYDPETDPQNVQGVLALADQTDENMGGFQCIPELFREYNTWKLTQPEDRDYFRPDTTGFTTTKIKMEAGDLLIFHSRQPHGIRPNNSNNKVRIAQYISMMPAEESNEEMREWRIRSWKEKIVPRGYAFPGDPLEREKSQPVAELTELGKKLLGLEKW, from the coding sequence ATGGAAAAGAAAGTTCTGTCCAACCCATCGGTTGGAAAAACAAGTGAAATCAGGTTAAATGACCGCAAAGATGGAGCACCACTTCGCATATTGTCAGAAGAGGACTGGAGCTTCTGGTCTCACAATGGATATATTGTTATTAAAAATGCTATCCCAAAAAGTCAGGCAAAAAGACTTGCAGATTACCTTTGGGAGTATGAAAACAAAACTCCTGATGATCCGGAGACATGGTACAGAGCGAGCGCACAGATAGAAATGTCCGAGCTCAACAATACAGGTATGGTAGAGATTTACAATCATCAGTATCTGTGGGATAATCGTCAGTTTCCAAAAGTTCATCAGGCTTTTGCGGATGTCTGGGGGACAGAAAAACTTTGGACAACCATTGACAGAGCCAATCTGAACTTTCCTATTCGTCCGGGACACGAGTACAAAGGTTTTATCCATTGGGATTACGATCCTGAAACAGATCCTCAGAATGTACAGGGTGTACTTGCTCTTGCTGATCAGACAGACGAAAATATGGGTGGCTTTCAATGTATTCCGGAGCTATTTCGGGAATATAATACATGGAAACTGACTCAACCTGAAGACAGGGATTATTTCAGGCCGGATACTACAGGTTTTACAACGACTAAGATCAAGATGGAAGCCGGAGATCTGTTGATATTCCACAGCAGACAACCGCATGGTATACGTCCTAATAACAGTAATAATAAGGTGCGTATAGCGCAGTATATTTCGATGATGCCTGCAGAAGAAAGCAATGAGGAGATGAGAGAATGGAGAATCCGTTCATGGAAGGAAAAAATCGTTCCCCGCGGTTATGCCTTTCCGGGCGATCCGTTAGAGCGGGAGAAATCACAACCTGTGGCAGAACTGACAGAACTTGGAAAAAAATTATTAGGGTTGGAAAAATGGTAA
- a CDS encoding TIGR04139 family peptide modification target, which produces MKDFSALEEKKVDLNVIGGLAMSMNQGIYEIQSNFVDAHGCHDVDVYDGNGGAYLSRVWIKDGRFPHFD; this is translated from the coding sequence ATGAAGGACTTTTCTGCTTTAGAAGAGAAGAAAGTCGACTTGAATGTCATCGGTGGATTAGCCATGTCGATGAACCAGGGTATCTATGAAATCCAATCAAACTTCGTAGATGCACATGGTTGCCACGATGTAGATGTGTATGATGGAAATGGCGGTGCATACTTATCAAGAGTATGGATCAAAGACGGACGATTCCCTCACTTTGATTAA
- a CDS encoding TIGR04139 family peptide modification target: protein MKNLNGMKSFSSLENKKLDLNSSTAVLGSLEGPKYIMSNFLNENGCRDVDYYHGGKWRARSYDCSGC from the coding sequence ATGAAAAATTTAAATGGAATGAAGAGTTTCTCTTCATTAGAAAACAAAAAACTGGATTTGAACAGTTCTACAGCAGTATTAGGTAGTTTGGAAGGCCCTAAGTATATCATGTCTAATTTTCTGAATGAAAACGGATGTAGAGATGTTGACTACTACCACGGTGGTAAATGGCGCGCAAGATCTTACGATTGTTCAGGTTGTTAA
- a CDS encoding peptidase domain-containing ABC transporter, protein MAKFPFYKQPDSKDCGPTCLRIISKYYGKILSLQMLRDLSETTREGSSLLGLSKAAESIGFKTLSVKIDFKALVEEAPLPCVVFWMKQHFVVVYKIEKNRQGYRIHISDPSYGLISYSEEEFLQHWIGRGATDTTEEGIVLLLETTARFDQQQDVADKSFSITNYLKHYFFKYKSFIIQLALGLIGGSLLSLVFPFLTQSIVDIGIQNQDLNFIYLVLFAQIMLYIGQMGIEVIRGWILLHLSSRINISIVSDFFIKLMRLPISFFDSRVTADIMQRIADHGRVEQLLTNNSLQTVFSLINFLIFGIVLLLYSYKLFLIYVAGAILYFFWIAFFLKKRRELDYKQFSQLAEEQGQVMELINGMQEIKMNNAETNKRWQWEGIQIKVFRIKIKALKLEQVQTIGGNIINQLKDVFISFVAASLVVDGSLTLGMMLSVQYIIGQLNSPLTQFMNFIRQSQDAKIALERLNEIHGKEDEERVDNSYVSEIPEQDISVSNLTFRYKGSTTAVFEQLNLVIPYEKTTAIVGASGSGKTTLMKLLTKFYDADEGEIRIGHTDIRHIAPSMWRASCGVVMQDGYIFNESIANNIAIGNITVDKQKLKHAVEIAHIKDFIESLPLSYNTKIGYEGLGVSGGQRQRMLIARAVYKSPQYVFFDEATSALDANTEKVITDNLNQFLKGRTAIIIAHRLSTVKNADKIIVLDKGKVVEEGNHEQLVALKGEYYRLVKNQLELGN, encoded by the coding sequence ATGGCCAAATTTCCGTTTTATAAACAACCCGATTCCAAAGATTGTGGACCAACCTGTCTCCGTATTATCAGTAAATATTACGGAAAAATCTTATCGCTGCAGATGCTCCGCGATTTGTCCGAGACGACCCGCGAAGGCTCAAGTCTTTTGGGATTGAGTAAAGCTGCTGAGTCCATCGGATTTAAGACTCTTTCTGTAAAGATAGATTTTAAGGCTCTTGTGGAAGAAGCTCCTCTGCCCTGTGTGGTATTCTGGATGAAACAACATTTTGTTGTTGTCTATAAGATCGAAAAAAATCGCCAGGGCTATCGCATACATATTTCGGATCCAAGCTACGGGTTGATCAGTTATTCAGAAGAAGAATTTTTGCAACACTGGATCGGCAGAGGTGCGACAGATACTACAGAAGAAGGTATTGTGCTCTTATTGGAAACTACAGCACGCTTTGATCAACAGCAGGATGTTGCAGATAAATCTTTTTCGATTACAAACTATCTGAAACACTATTTTTTCAAATATAAATCCTTTATCATTCAATTGGCTCTGGGACTGATCGGGGGAAGTCTGCTATCTCTGGTATTTCCATTCCTGACACAGAGTATAGTTGATATAGGGATTCAGAATCAGGACCTAAATTTCATCTATCTGGTGCTGTTTGCACAGATTATGCTGTATATCGGACAAATGGGAATAGAAGTTATCAGAGGATGGATTCTGTTACATCTTTCTTCCCGGATCAACATATCCATTGTCTCTGATTTCTTTATTAAACTGATGCGCCTGCCTATTAGTTTTTTCGATTCGCGGGTGACAGCAGATATTATGCAACGGATAGCCGATCATGGTCGTGTCGAACAGTTGCTCACCAATAATTCCTTACAGACAGTATTCTCACTGATCAACTTTTTGATTTTTGGTATTGTCCTGCTTTTATACAGCTATAAGCTTTTTTTAATTTATGTGGCTGGTGCTATTCTTTATTTCTTCTGGATTGCATTCTTTTTGAAAAAAAGAAGAGAATTAGACTATAAACAGTTCTCCCAGTTAGCCGAAGAGCAAGGCCAGGTCATGGAGCTGATCAACGGCATGCAGGAAATCAAAATGAATAATGCTGAAACCAATAAACGCTGGCAATGGGAAGGCATTCAGATAAAAGTTTTCCGTATTAAAATCAAGGCCCTGAAGCTTGAACAGGTGCAGACAATAGGCGGAAATATCATCAATCAACTCAAAGATGTATTCATCAGTTTTGTTGCGGCAAGCTTAGTCGTAGATGGCTCGTTGACTTTAGGTATGATGCTTTCTGTCCAATACATCATCGGACAACTGAATAGTCCGCTAACCCAATTTATGAACTTTATCAGACAGTCTCAGGATGCAAAAATTGCATTGGAGCGACTGAATGAAATTCATGGCAAGGAAGATGAGGAACGCGTGGACAACAGTTATGTGTCTGAGATTCCGGAGCAGGATATTTCCGTTTCCAATCTGACATTTCGATATAAAGGATCAACTACTGCTGTATTCGAACAGTTAAACCTCGTGATTCCATATGAAAAAACTACCGCTATTGTAGGTGCCAGCGGATCGGGAAAGACGACGCTGATGAAGCTTTTAACAAAATTTTACGATGCAGACGAAGGTGAAATCAGGATAGGTCATACCGATATACGTCATATAGCACCAAGCATGTGGCGTGCTTCCTGTGGGGTCGTGATGCAGGACGGTTATATTTTCAATGAAAGTATTGCGAATAATATTGCTATAGGAAATATTACTGTGGATAAGCAAAAGCTAAAGCATGCTGTAGAAATCGCACATATTAAAGATTTCATTGAATCCCTGCCTCTGAGTTACAATACAAAAATAGGATACGAAGGATTAGGTGTAAGCGGAGGTCAGCGTCAGCGGATGTTAATAGCACGGGCAGTATATAAATCACCTCAGTATGTGTTTTTTGATGAAGCTACATCTGCACTGGATGCAAATACTGAAAAGGTAATAACAGATAATCTGAATCAGTTCCTGAAAGGGCGTACAGCTATTATTATAGCGCATCGGTTATCTACAGTAAAAAATGCAGATAAAATAATCGTACTCGATAAAGGTAAAGTAGTAGAGGAAGGCAATCATGAACAGCTTGTAGCCTTAAAAGGAGAATATTATCGGTTAGTAAAAAATCAATTGGAACTTGGAAACTAA
- a CDS encoding TolC family protein: MFIFFRYTVLTLLIMSVSGKILSAQQHLDLNQCIAIALEKNIAVDKAMLALDNKSLDVKTYKNERLPNLNGFTNMFSNFGQSQDIFGNNARNDNFNSTLGLSSSYSILNNGKLKNSIKRSQKEMEASGQDLALLKREITLKTIEGYLNVLLQKEICKAVDTALTFAQQQFEKVQKSTDLGATSLTILYEAKANYERENEKKRRAHYAVDKAILELKQIMAVEQDQNFEINTELLALSSLQESNDESAILYTSFLQQHPALKKYALLNEALKFDQKAIKAQLYPTIDASLTLGSFYFSNLSTGFGKLPLFNQLQNNFSQQIGLTINIPVFNKNTVKIAVQKNKIQQAENAKQLELEQLTIKQDLEKKLLDLDNYQTQYKLAANVLDVTRKAFELSLKSYEAGRISIYDLSTSRSNLLTLESELIQTKYNALFTQIMVRYLSTGEIKP; the protein is encoded by the coding sequence ATGTTTATATTTTTTCGATATACAGTGCTGACACTTTTGATTATGTCAGTCTCGGGCAAGATTCTGTCTGCACAACAGCATCTTGACTTAAATCAATGTATTGCTATTGCTCTTGAAAAAAATATAGCTGTAGATAAAGCAATGTTAGCTCTTGACAACAAATCTCTGGATGTAAAAACTTACAAAAATGAAAGACTGCCCAATTTAAACGGATTTACAAATATGTTCAGCAATTTTGGACAATCACAGGATATTTTCGGGAATAATGCGAGAAATGATAATTTTAACAGTACCCTTGGCCTGTCTTCATCCTATTCGATTCTGAATAATGGCAAACTGAAAAATTCCATTAAAAGATCACAGAAAGAAATGGAAGCCAGCGGACAGGATCTGGCCTTATTGAAAAGAGAAATAACCCTCAAAACTATCGAAGGTTATCTGAATGTATTGTTACAAAAAGAAATCTGTAAAGCTGTCGATACAGCTTTAACATTCGCTCAGCAACAGTTTGAGAAAGTTCAGAAATCAACCGACCTTGGCGCTACTTCACTGACGATATTATATGAAGCAAAAGCGAATTATGAGCGTGAAAACGAAAAGAAAAGACGGGCACACTATGCTGTAGATAAAGCAATACTGGAACTCAAACAGATCATGGCGGTGGAACAGGATCAGAATTTTGAGATCAATACAGAACTTCTGGCTTTATCGTCTTTACAGGAGTCGAATGATGAAAGTGCAATTTTGTACACATCCTTTTTGCAACAACATCCTGCATTGAAAAAATATGCCTTATTGAATGAAGCACTGAAATTTGATCAAAAAGCTATAAAAGCGCAACTGTATCCGACCATAGATGCAAGTCTGACACTGGGAAGTTTCTATTTCAGTAATCTGTCCACCGGCTTTGGTAAACTTCCCTTATTTAATCAGCTCCAGAATAATTTTTCTCAGCAGATAGGTTTAACAATTAACATACCTGTATTCAATAAGAACACCGTAAAAATAGCGGTCCAAAAGAATAAGATACAGCAGGCCGAAAATGCGAAGCAATTAGAATTAGAGCAACTTACGATCAAGCAGGATTTAGAAAAAAAGTTACTGGATCTGGATAACTATCAAACTCAATATAAATTAGCGGCAAATGTACTGGATGTAACCAGAAAAGCATTTGAGTTAAGTTTGAAAAGTTATGAAGCAGGAAGAATCAGCATATACGATCTGAGCACCTCACGATCAAATCTGCTCACCCTAGAAAGTGAGCTTATACAGACAAAATACAATGCCCTATTTACGCAGATCATGGTTCGGTATCTGAGTACAGGTGAAATAAAACCTTAA
- the gwsS gene encoding grasp-with-spasm system SPASM domain peptide maturase produces MFIVSNRLFITYKTIQTIDETAMRFFNLYSDIYITKGYNRILISDLGRSISKLYPLELHELIEELKSASIESVLENYDSESKAIVEEYIGYLLEKEYGFVTEGDWDKNFLPLSYEYHDHQQISNLFIEVEKLEIPATLIQSIANLRISHLVIFCRSAASAQELIDFEKAFDNTAVEGLELYSAYSPELNADFLENVHNQTQRIYHLVFFQCEKTPVLQNTGYRFTLDFKRGPLSIHSCGKVNVDYFNTNMPKILEAINHNSCLHKKLGIDIDGNIRNCPVMPQSFGNINKMTLEEVLQQGAVQQYWNITKDEITVCRDCEFRNVCTDCRAFTERSHYNESGLDISKPLKCGYDPYSNEWTEWSLNPLKEIAITYYGFEKLAEK; encoded by the coding sequence ATGTTCATCGTATCAAACAGATTATTTATTACGTACAAAACCATTCAAACCATTGACGAGACTGCTATGAGATTCTTTAATTTGTACAGTGACATTTATATAACTAAAGGATATAACCGTATACTGATTTCTGATTTAGGAAGAAGTATTTCCAAATTATATCCCTTAGAATTACACGAACTTATAGAAGAATTAAAATCGGCTTCTATCGAATCTGTGCTTGAAAATTATGACTCCGAATCCAAAGCTATTGTAGAGGAATACATCGGTTATTTATTGGAAAAGGAATACGGTTTTGTAACAGAAGGCGACTGGGATAAAAACTTCCTCCCTCTTTCATATGAGTACCACGATCATCAGCAGATCTCTAATCTGTTTATAGAAGTTGAAAAATTAGAAATTCCGGCAACATTAATACAATCTATCGCCAACCTAAGGATCAGTCATCTGGTTATTTTTTGCAGAAGTGCAGCGTCTGCGCAGGAACTGATCGATTTTGAAAAGGCTTTTGACAATACAGCAGTGGAGGGCTTGGAGCTGTATTCAGCCTATTCACCTGAACTCAATGCAGATTTTCTTGAGAATGTTCACAATCAGACTCAGCGCATTTATCACCTGGTATTTTTTCAATGTGAGAAGACTCCGGTGCTGCAAAATACAGGCTACAGATTTACCCTGGATTTTAAAAGAGGTCCGCTATCGATCCATTCCTGTGGAAAAGTAAATGTTGACTATTTCAATACAAATATGCCGAAGATTTTGGAAGCCATAAACCATAATTCCTGCCTTCACAAAAAACTGGGAATTGATATAGACGGTAATATCAGGAATTGCCCTGTAATGCCTCAATCTTTCGGTAATATAAACAAAATGACTTTAGAAGAAGTGTTGCAGCAAGGTGCTGTTCAGCAATACTGGAACATCACAAAAGACGAGATTACAGTTTGTAGAGACTGCGAATTTAGAAATGTATGTACCGATTGCAGGGCTTTTACAGAACGCTCACATTACAATGAATCAGGCTTGGATATCTCCAAACCTTTGAAATGCGGATATGACCCCTACAGCAATGAATGGACAGAATGGTCATTAAATCCATTAAAAGAAATCGCAATAACATATTATGGTTTTGAAAAATTAGCTGAAAAATAG
- a CDS encoding TIGR04139 family peptide modification target — translation MKKLNGMKSFSSLENKKLDVENQEGVAGGRAQERFSEVTSNFLNADGARDYDMYVGGRFVGRGWDTSNCEISHY, via the coding sequence ATGAAAAAATTAAATGGAATGAAGAGCTTCTCTTCTTTAGAAAACAAAAAATTAGATGTTGAAAACCAGGAAGGTGTTGCCGGAGGTCGTGCTCAGGAACGTTTCTCCGAAGTCACTTCTAATTTCTTAAATGCTGACGGTGCACGGGATTATGACATGTACGTTGGTGGCCGGTTTGTGGGCCGTGGATGGGATACATCAAACTGTGAAATTTCTCATTACTAA
- a CDS encoding HlyD family secretion protein, with protein METKGNILENINLRSEQVQEVLETPPNWLIRWGSMVILGIIVLFFSLACIIKYPEFITSPIIISSQNPPEKIEIRIDSRIEKLIAKDQQTVKKGDLLMVLESSADDKDIHQLKGILDSISTKHLSKFPLHLVSGFRLGEVQEDYNAFAKALEEEILFNSLQPYAAEEVTATKGITDYKERIANLKQQHILESSKYQLTEKNYKRSESLHREGVISALELENEKLKLLEAQKNFKNTEISIAQLEETILNFRKLKSGADVNIVKEKTSYSSASILLLEKLKKSLRQWERNYLIYASIDGTLSYLQFLGEKQFVKAGTTLLSVLPNNRQVTIGQMHIGAQNQGKIKINQKVLIKLDNYKYQEYGIVKGKIRSIAMVQDKDSKYYVEVSLPEGLQTSYDKTLAFDKELSGTADIVTEELTLAERILSQLRSLLKYQDN; from the coding sequence TTGGAAACTAAAGGCAACATATTAGAAAATATTAATCTGCGGTCAGAGCAGGTTCAGGAGGTATTGGAAACACCACCAAATTGGCTTATTCGTTGGGGAAGTATGGTTATCTTAGGCATAATCGTCTTATTCTTTTCACTGGCCTGTATTATTAAATATCCGGAATTTATTACATCACCTATCATTATCTCCTCCCAAAATCCACCGGAGAAAATCGAAATCAGGATAGATTCCCGGATTGAAAAGCTGATAGCAAAGGATCAGCAAACCGTGAAAAAGGGAGACTTACTCATGGTATTAGAATCATCGGCAGATGATAAAGACATACATCAATTGAAAGGAATTCTTGATTCCATTTCTACAAAGCACCTTTCCAAATTCCCGTTACATCTTGTATCTGGTTTCAGATTAGGAGAAGTCCAGGAAGATTACAATGCTTTTGCCAAAGCGCTGGAAGAAGAAATATTGTTCAACAGCCTGCAACCTTATGCTGCAGAAGAAGTCACCGCAACAAAAGGGATTACAGATTATAAAGAACGTATCGCAAATCTGAAGCAACAACATATACTGGAATCGAGTAAATATCAGTTGACTGAAAAAAATTATAAGCGTTCTGAATCATTACATCGCGAAGGCGTAATATCTGCTCTGGAACTTGAAAACGAAAAATTAAAATTATTAGAAGCTCAGAAGAATTTCAAGAATACAGAAATCTCCATCGCTCAGCTGGAAGAGACCATTTTAAATTTCAGAAAACTGAAATCCGGCGCAGATGTGAATATTGTTAAAGAGAAAACATCCTATTCATCTGCGTCTATCCTGTTGCTTGAAAAACTAAAGAAATCCCTGCGTCAATGGGAAAGAAATTACCTCATCTATGCTTCTATAGACGGAACATTAAGCTACCTGCAGTTTTTAGGAGAAAAACAGTTTGTAAAAGCCGGAACTACATTGCTAAGTGTACTGCCGAATAACAGACAGGTAACAATAGGGCAAATGCATATAGGTGCACAGAACCAGGGAAAGATAAAAATAAATCAGAAAGTATTGATCAAGCTGGATAATTATAAATATCAGGAATATGGAATAGTAAAAGGAAAAATCAGGTCTATCGCTATGGTTCAGGATAAAGACAGTAAATACTATGTCGAGGTAAGTTTGCCTGAGGGATTACAAACCTCTTATGATAAAACTCTTGCATTTGACAAAGAATTAAGTGGAACAGCTGATATCGTCACAGAAGAGTTGACCCTTGCAGAAAGGATATTGAGTCAATTAAGGAGTTTACTTAAATACCAGGATAACTAA
- the gwsG gene encoding grasp-with-spasm system ATP-grasp peptide maturase, which yields MILIISKNNETTTTTVIKWLQALHKPFIRIHEDEVFEIHTSKKRIVLKSQRNQFFLDEISAVWYRRGGMVFNELKYHNQAVDRYMFEVQHWLTDYVIQTLEGKKHLNKQSNSHVNKLLVLEKAKEAGLDVPDYFLAEDMQDVILNRTIVKPISGTPIIDDIQENQSGIMYTSLIEQKQESDFYISFFQEKIEKDFEVRSFFLNGEIYSTAIISQNDEKTRIDHRRYNTQTPNRNVRYKLPAEVEQKINVLMQSLDLNSGSLDFIKSGDKFFFLEINAIGQFLGMSNTCNYGLEKEIAAYL from the coding sequence ATGATTTTAATCATCTCAAAAAACAATGAAACCACGACCACAACGGTCATAAAATGGCTTCAGGCATTACATAAACCCTTTATCCGCATTCATGAAGATGAGGTTTTTGAAATCCATACTTCTAAAAAAAGAATCGTATTAAAAAGTCAGCGGAATCAGTTTTTTCTGGACGAAATAAGCGCGGTATGGTATAGACGGGGAGGTATGGTATTTAATGAACTAAAATATCATAATCAAGCTGTAGATCGCTACATGTTTGAGGTACAACATTGGTTAACGGATTATGTAATCCAGACTCTGGAAGGAAAGAAACACCTAAACAAGCAAAGCAACAGCCATGTAAACAAACTGTTGGTTTTGGAAAAAGCAAAAGAAGCAGGATTGGATGTACCGGACTACTTTTTAGCGGAGGATATGCAAGATGTTATCCTTAATCGGACTATTGTAAAGCCCATCTCCGGAACACCGATAATAGATGATATTCAGGAAAACCAGAGTGGAATCATGTATACATCGCTGATCGAGCAAAAGCAAGAATCAGATTTCTATATTTCTTTTTTTCAGGAGAAGATCGAAAAAGATTTTGAAGTAAGAAGCTTCTTTTTAAACGGAGAAATTTACTCGACAGCTATTATCTCACAAAACGATGAAAAGACCCGAATAGATCATAGAAGATACAATACGCAGACACCCAATAGAAATGTACGATATAAACTGCCGGCAGAAGTAGAACAAAAAATTAATGTATTGATGCAATCCTTAGACTTAAACAGCGGTTCTCTGGATTTTATCAAATCCGGGGATAAATTTTTCTTTCTGGAAATTAATGCCATTGGTCAGTTCTTAGGGATGTCAAATACCTGCAACTATGGTTTGGAAAAAGAAATAGCAGCATACTTATAA